GAACGCTTCGCGCGCGCCGAGGATATTGCGCGCCGCCACCTGGCCCATGCGCTGCGCGACCACCCAGTGCTCCACGCGAAGGCGCTCTCCGCTGTGCGGGTCGGGCCAGCGGGCGATATCGCCGGCCGCGTAGATACCTGGCGCGCTGGTTTCGAGATATTCGTTCACGCGCACCCCACGGTCCATGGTGAGCCCGGCACGTTCGGCCAGGTCGAGCCGGGGACGGACGCCAACGCCAATGACCACGAGGTCGGCCGGGATGCGCTGCTGGTTGTCGAGGACGACGGTGTCGCGCTCAATGCGCAGTGGCTTACGCTCGAGGTGGAAGATGACGCCCTTCTCCTCGTGCAACGCGCGGATCGCGCCACCTAACTCCGGACCCAGGATACGTCCCAGTGGCACATCCTCGGGCGCCACCACCTGCACCGGCAGTCCGCGTGTGGTCAGCGCCGCCGCGACCTCGAGTCCGATAAAGCTGGCGCCGATCACCACTATGTGGCGCGCCGTCTTGGCCGCGGCAATGATAGCGCGGCTGTCGTCGAGCGAGCGCAGATAATGCACATGCGGGAGCTCCGCGCCTTCCAGCGGCAGTCGAACAGGCTCGGCGCCCGTAGCGAGCAGCAGGGCGTCGTAGGGGAGCGCGTCATGGCCGGTGACCTCCACCACGCGAGCCTCGCGATCGATGCGCGCGGCGGGCGCCCGCACCACCTCGATGCCATGCTCGGCGTACACGCCGTCCGGGCGCAGGGGAATCCACTCCTCGGGCGCGTTGCCGGCGAGATAGTCTTTGGAAAGGTTTGGTCGGTCGTACGGCGCGTCGGTGTCGCTGTCCACCATGGTGATCGCACCGTCGTATCCGCACCGACGCAGCATCTCGGCGCCTGCCGCGCCAGCGGCGCCGGCTCCCACGATGACCACACGCCGCACCAGCGACGCCGCCGAACTCGACGTGGACGAACGCGACGTGGAAGACGGCATGGGAAACGATGCGGCGAGTGCGCCGCGCGCCTCCTTACCCGTCACGAACACCTCATCGCCACGTCGCTCCACCGTATAACACGGTACGGGTGAGAGCGCTGGTGCGGCCAGCGCCTCGCCGGTGCGGATGCTGAAGCAGGCATGGTGCCACGGGCATCGGACGGTGTCTCCTTCCACCAGCCCTTCCGCCAACGGACCGCCGTAATGCGAGCAGGTGGCGCCGATGGCAAACGCGTCGTCGCCACGGCGCGAGAGCAGCACCGCCTCGCCCTGCGCGTGCCCCAGAAGCTGGCCTCCGTCGCTGAGATCGGCAAACGGAATGCCCTTGGAAAAGTCGGGGCCGCTCAGTGGCGTATCGGTCGTGCTCATGGCACCTCCAGTGCGGTGATTGCGTGGGGAGCATTCCTTTACAATTGGCTCGAAGTTGTCACACGGTAGTCTACGCGAAGGCCGTGCCGGCGGCACGGCGTCGGCCCGAGTGAAACGTTACCGCGCGACCGACTTGCATTGTGCGCGCGCGCGCCCAGACTCCTCGTATGACCATTCCTTCGCTCATGCGCGCCGCCGTGATTACCAGACCCGGCGGCCCCGACGTGTTGGCCGTTCAACAACGGCCGGTGCCGACACCCGGCCCTGGCGAAGTGCTGGTGCGCGTGCACGCGTCGGCGATCAATCGCGCCGACGTACTGCAGCGCTCGGGTCGATATCCGTCGCCTCCTGGCGTGCCGGCGGACATTCCCGGACTCGAGTTTGCCGGCGAAGTGGTGTTGAATGGCGCCGGCTCCACGCTCTGGTCGGTCGGCGCGCGCGTGTGCGGGTTGGTGGGTGGTGGCGCGCACGCCGAGTATCTGGTGACGCACGAACGCGCGGTCGCTGGTGTACCGGATGCCCTCGATTGGGCGCACGCGGGCGTCGCGCCCGAAGCCTGTATCACGGCACATGACGCCTTGGTGACGCAAGCGCAGCTGCGTCCTGGCGACACTGTTTTGATTCATGCCGTTGGCAGCGGCGTCGGGCTCACCGCCGTGCAGATCGCCCGTCAGCTCGGTGCGACGGTGTACGGCACGGCGCGCAGCGATGTCAAGCTGGACGTGGCCCGCGACCTCGGACTCACCGCGGGCGCCACACCGGGAGAACCCGGCTGGGTGGCGGCGGCCGCGCGTGGATGGACCGGCGGCCGTGGCATCGATGTGGTGCTCGACCTGTTGGGCGGGGATTACGTGCGAGAGAGCGTCGCCGCCCTCGCCCTCAAAGGGCGCTTGGTCCTGATCGGCACGTTGGCCGGTCTCGAAAGCTCGCTCGACTTGCGCTACATGCTCTCGCGTCGACTCACGGTGCGCGGCACGGTGTTGCGCAGCCGACCGCTCGAGGAACGCATTGCGGTCACACAGGCCTTCGCCCGTGAAGTCATGCCGTGGCTCGCCAACGGTGTGGTGCGCACGCGAATTGATGCCACGTTCCCGCTGGAGGCGTTGGCCGAGTCCCACGCGCTCATGGAAAGCAACGCAACGGCGGGAAAGATCGCCATCACCATGTAATTACCATGTAATCACCATGTAATCACTATGTAGGTCGGTCGTGCGCGTTAGCGACGCGGCATCAAGATGGTGTAGTCGAAATCCAGCACCACCGACGGATCGTAGGCCTCGGTGGCATCGCGATATGTGAAATCGGACGCGGAGCGGTCTTTGAGTGCCACCGTGCGGATTCTGAGCGCGCCGACGTCGGTACGATCGCGTACGGCGTCGGCGGCGAGGATCTCCGACCACGCGTAGATCGTGTCGCCGGCAAACGTGGGGTTCGTGTGGCGACCGCCGTGGATGGCCGCGATACCGATCGTATTGGCCAGTCCGTTGAACGACAGCGCGCGACTGAGACTGATGACGTGTCCGCCGTACACGATGCGTCGTCCGAACCGTCCTTCCCGCTCCACATGCTGATTGAAGTGCACGCGTGCAGTGTTCTGAAAGAGGCGCGCCGCCAGCATATGATCGGCCTCTTCGATGGTAATGCCGTCCACGTGATCGATGCGCTCGCCCACGTGGTAGTCGTCCCACAGGTAGGCACTTCCGCCGAGCTGCGTATTGTACGCGCCAACAGCGAACGACACAGGCACATGCAGCGACGCCGGCGCTACGAAGGTGGGCAGATCCGGCACCACGGTTTCGGGCGCCGCGCTCGTACCGTCGCGTTTGCGCACCATGACCCATCGTGCGTACTCCACGACGATCTCGTCGCGCTGATTGCGACCCACCGAGTGTACGTACACCACGCCGGTGGTGCCGTCGCGGTTCAGCTTGATGCCGGTCACGCGTGAGATCGTCGACAGGGTATCGCCGGGATACACCGGTACGCCGAACCGTCCGTCGGCGTAGCCCAAATTCGCGATCGCGTTCAGCGAGATATCCGGTACGGTTTTACCGAACACGATGTGAAAGACCAGCATCGAATCGACCGGCGCACACGCAAAGCCCAGCGCTTGCGCGAAGGGCGTCGAGGAATGCACGGCAAAGCGTCCGCCGTAGAGCGCGGTATACATCGCCACGTCACCCTCCGTCACCGTGCGCGGTGTGGCGTGCACCAGCACCTGCCCGACGAAGAAATCTTCGAAGAAGTTACCGATCATAGCCCGTAGGCTTCAGCCAACGCGGGATCACGCTGCGCGACCAGGCGTGCCAGATCCACCACCACTTTGGCCTGCTTCCATGTGGCGTCGTCCTGCATCTTGCCGTCGATCATGGCGACCCCGTTGCCATCGGGCATGGCCTCCAGAATGCGCATGGCAAACCGCACTTCCTTCACGTCCGGACTGAACACGCGGCGCGCGATGTCGATTTGATTCGGAGCCAGCGACCAGGCACCGCTGCATCCCATGATGAAGGCGTTGCGGAATTGTGCCTCGCAGCCCGCTTCGTCTTTGAGATCACCGAACGGTCCGTAAAACGCGCCGATGCCGCTGGCCGCGCAAGCATCGACCATGCGGGCAACGGTGTAATGCCAAAGATCCTGCTGGGCGAACGCACGCGGCGCCTCGTCGGCGCCGGGATCACTCAGTACGCCGTAAAACGGATGACCACCACCGACGCGCGTGGTTTTCATACCGCGCGACGCAGCGAGGTCGGCCGGACCGAGGCTCATGCCGTGCATACGCGGACTGGCCTGCGCGATCTGTTCCACATTCTTCACGCCCTCGGCGGTTTCCAACAGCGCGTGAATCAGAATTGGACGCGTCACATGATAACGCGCTTCGAGCAGCGCCAGATACTGATCGACAAAGTGAATATCCCACGGGCCTTCCACCTTGGGGATCATGACCGCATCCACCGCATTGCCCGCCTCGCGAACGATCTGATCGAGATCGTCGAGAATCCACGGACTATTCAAGCAGTTCACGCGCACCCAGAGGGCGGTGCTGCCAAACGTATTGTTTCTGGCCACCTCGATGAATCCCGCGCGCGCCGCCGCTTTGTCGGCGACCGG
This region of Gemmatimonas groenlandica genomic DNA includes:
- a CDS encoding NAD(P)H-quinone oxidoreductase; this translates as MTIPSLMRAAVITRPGGPDVLAVQQRPVPTPGPGEVLVRVHASAINRADVLQRSGRYPSPPGVPADIPGLEFAGEVVLNGAGSTLWSVGARVCGLVGGGAHAEYLVTHERAVAGVPDALDWAHAGVAPEACITAHDALVTQAQLRPGDTVLIHAVGSGVGLTAVQIARQLGATVYGTARSDVKLDVARDLGLTAGATPGEPGWVAAAARGWTGGRGIDVVLDLLGGDYVRESVAALALKGRLVLIGTLAGLESSLDLRYMLSRRLTVRGTVLRSRPLEERIAVTQAFAREVMPWLANGVVRTRIDATFPLEALAESHALMESNATAGKIAITM
- a CDS encoding FAD-dependent oxidoreductase — encoded protein: MSTTDTPLSGPDFSKGIPFADLSDGGQLLGHAQGEAVLLSRRGDDAFAIGATCSHYGGPLAEGLVEGDTVRCPWHHACFSIRTGEALAAPALSPVPCYTVERRGDEVFVTGKEARGALAASFPMPSSTSRSSTSSSAASLVRRVVIVGAGAAGAAGAEMLRRCGYDGAITMVDSDTDAPYDRPNLSKDYLAGNAPEEWIPLRPDGVYAEHGIEVVRAPAARIDREARVVEVTGHDALPYDALLLATGAEPVRLPLEGAELPHVHYLRSLDDSRAIIAAAKTARHIVVIGASFIGLEVAAALTTRGLPVQVVAPEDVPLGRILGPELGGAIRALHEEKGVIFHLERKPLRIERDTVVLDNQQRIPADLVVIGVGVRPRLDLAERAGLTMDRGVRVNEYLETSAPGIYAAGDIARWPDPHSGERLRVEHWVVAQRMGQVAARNILGAREAFVHVPYFWSAHYDMTISYVGHAESWDTLHTDGSAAERNLSVRYERDGKLLALATIFRDQESLQTERAMERSVATAPLS
- a CDS encoding MaoC family dehydratase — translated: MIGNFFEDFFVGQVLVHATPRTVTEGDVAMYTALYGGRFAVHSSTPFAQALGFACAPVDSMLVFHIVFGKTVPDISLNAIANLGYADGRFGVPVYPGDTLSTISRVTGIKLNRDGTTGVVYVHSVGRNQRDEIVVEYARWVMVRKRDGTSAAPETVVPDLPTFVAPASLHVPVSFAVGAYNTQLGGSAYLWDDYHVGERIDHVDGITIEEADHMLAARLFQNTARVHFNQHVEREGRFGRRIVYGGHVISLSRALSFNGLANTIGIAAIHGGRHTNPTFAGDTIYAWSEILAADAVRDRTDVGALRIRTVALKDRSASDFTYRDATEAYDPSVVLDFDYTILMPRR
- a CDS encoding HpcH/HpaI aldolase/citrate lyase family protein, whose product is MRLPNNFYKPLAIGAPTPFRERPVRPERMIHFFPPHIEKIRARVPDMIAQADVLCGNLEDAIPVADKAAARAGFIEVARNNTFGSTALWVRVNCLNSPWILDDLDQIVREAGNAVDAVMIPKVEGPWDIHFVDQYLALLEARYHVTRPILIHALLETAEGVKNVEQIAQASPRMHGMSLGPADLAASRGMKTTRVGGGHPFYGVLSDPGADEAPRAFAQQDLWHYTVARMVDACAASGIGAFYGPFGDLKDEAGCEAQFRNAFIMGCSGAWSLAPNQIDIARRVFSPDVKEVRFAMRILEAMPDGNGVAMIDGKMQDDATWKQAKVVVDLARLVAQRDPALAEAYGL